A stretch of DNA from Montipora foliosa isolate CH-2021 chromosome 4, ASM3666993v2, whole genome shotgun sequence:
AGATAGACAGCTCGACACATTTTTTTAGTGTCTAAGTTTGCTGATAGACTGACTAAAAGAAAAGCATTTGTATcgataaaaatctaaaaaaaaaaaaaaaacaaatgaaagaaacaGGACctcaaagaattaaaaaaaatactccCAACACGAACTTTCGGCTTTTTACATCATGTCCATACCGtctgcaaaaaggaaaaacttcACCTTTGAAAATGTTGGGTATTAACAAGCGACTGCGATTCAAAAAGAGTGAACTGGGAAGCACAGACTGAGTGTATACTATACTAATGTACTGAACGCTCTTTTTGATTTTCTGAACCCAATAGTGCAGCTTAAAAACTCACAGGTAAATTGAACAGGCGCCATCGATCCCTTAATCGTTTGACTAACATACGCTAGATACGATAGATTTCCTTTAAAAAGTCTCACTGCTACAATTTATTTCCGTTCTGTGCATCATGATGCATCTGTGTACTTCGTGTCCAttgaaaacttgtgaaaagttGAGATGGTTAACGTATGTGAAAAATGAGTAAACATAGAAGCCATGTAATCGATTGAGATAATTTGAGCTCTGGCATTTGCaattagagaggttaagcaacACGTTTACGTCAAACGGCAAATGCGAATTTGTACCACTTGACcaaattttctctttattgCCGTTTACTGTTCACTATTTCTACATCTAAGTTAGTagttttacacaatttttttatccATAAGAATTGTTTTGAGATGTATTTATCTACCCGTTTTCTATTTTAAGAAATTCTCAACTTGAATCTGGCGTTTGCCGTATACGTGAGGCTTAAACTCTCTATCGTTTCGAGCTTTGCACAACGTGGAATTCCAATGCACCACCCGTGATTTTATCCCTTTTGGATGTCCTCCAAAGTCTTCCGAAATATGGTAATGTTCTAGAACTATAGGACTATTTTTTCGCTTGCGGGTTCTTGTTTAGGACAATGGCATTTTGCCATTTCCGATTCTCTCAGTCTTAGCATGTCAGTTGAAATTTCCGCACACGGTTAGAATggatttacaataattatatataatgATTAATCTGTTTAGGTAAGAAAGAAGGTGTGCTTTCCAAAATACTGGGCTTAGCCACAGTAAAAATTTCAAATCTGGAACGTATTATAGTTCCTCCGCGTCTCCTACACGAACTACCGATTTTTACGTAAATCGGGACTTCTTAAATGACCATCACGTTTCGCTGGGcatcctcacttttaagggGACCGCCACAGGGCGCATTAAAGTTATCAGTTAAAACGTCTGgagacaaaacaaaatggttgGCTGCATTTAGCTAGGGCTTAAAGAGCTGTTATTGCCAATTATAAAAACACATCAAACTAAAACTAATCAGGTACCAGTAATATAATGAGGAGTCACACTCAAgcgttgttttcaaaagtttaatCACTGACTGTTGTTTACACTTCTTTGGTCCTACTTCTCTAAGCTAAAATCAAAATCTACGTTTTTTGTACGCCACTGCGTATTTCTGCCTTGATTTAACTCCGAAAGGTACTCAACCGAGCAAAGAGTGGCGTGCAATGGATATTTCACACTGCTCAACAGATGTGTAATCCTTGTTGTGACTGGTTACATCAAGTTTGCGGTCAACATAGTGATACCCTGGCATCCTCACAGGCTTCTTTGCCCTAACAAAGGAAAAGCAAAACATAAGAATCGCTTATAAGGCAAACCATCAACTTAaatcttcaacaacaacaataacaacataaGCTTTATTATCAAAAAAAAGTTAACTGAATTTGcaatataatatattaatacaaAAAAAGGTAACATTTACTCAGaataactaaaaagctaatcGAGCTGAGTAAAGCTAAATAATGTTCAGGCACAGGAGGTAGGTTGGCACTAGACCCAGCACAAACAAGGAACTAGTAAAtagataaaaggaaaaaaacgaaagagaaaaagaaaaaagacagtAGGTAAATAAGAGACAacgaaaaagcaagaaaaaaggtaACTATAAAAGTAAAATTAACAGAGCTGAGAAAAGCACGCCATGCTCGCATGACAACCGCTTCACCAAATACCTTTAATTTCAAACCACAATCCTCTTCTTGTATACCGTCGTTCACCCTTTGCTCCAAACAAACAGGTAGAAATCAAAGAAGGGGAGGGGGTTGAGGTACCATTTTTAGGCCCAAGAACTGCTGCTGATGGTTTCAAAATCCGTACACAGTATTTAGGACAAAAATGTCCTCAAGGAGACAGTAAAACAAATCAGGACTGAAATCTAGTCCGAATCTTGAAACGTTAACTAGTtcttaaaaaaaacgaattggAACAACTGATCATGAATGACACAATTTGATTACTCATTACTCATTGATTACTCAAAAAAAGCCGAGTAAATTGAACTCAAAATAGTGAGTAAATCGTTGCATCCATAGTGACTCAATATAGTGAGTAACCTGTAGCAGAGATGCTGAGTACTTTATACTAACGGAATGGAGTAAGTTTACTCAGGGTGAGTTAACTTACTCAGTTGTATGAGTCAGAGTACTCATACACTGAGTAACATTAACTCAAAATTCGAGGTAAAAGTACTCAAGAGAGATGCATCCATACTGACTCTTTATTTTGAGTAAACTGATTATCTACTCATAAATTGAGTAAGAAGTACTCTACATTTTGAGTAAAACACAAATTTACTCATACAATGAGTTTTAACTGTACTCAAGGTATTGAGTAAAAAAGATGAATACAAGTACCCTACATATTGAGTAAACCAAAATTACATTTCCAGCTGAATAAAAGTTCATGTGATTAAAAATCACCTCATTTACACCATAATTATATACATCATCTTTATACGTTCAAAATACTTTCATTGATTTTAGTCTTTAGTTAATCCATGACCAAATATGAATACagcttattccaaaatagcctCTTTCTATACATGTAgcttaaaattgaaaataatattgtcttgaacgaggcatcaaggtctaatttgaataaaaacagaaGAATCTTAGTGGCGACCATACTTTGGTATAATAGGTGCTGGCACACCTCTCTTCATGGGTTAAATTAATCACTCTTAATGTTTTGTATCTATAAAATGCTCTTAAAGAAAGCTAAATTATGAAGAATTCACTTTCTTTCTatccatttttcttctcatATACCTCAGTTTCGAAGGCCAACCTAAAAGTTCACTCAATATGAATTAAGTAAAATATTGAGTGTTGTGTTACTGGTCTTCCAGAAGATATAGGAGgtctatttttttgttttcactaattttaatttctttgttgtttttaatgatTTCTAATGTCTACAGCCCAATGACCTTGAAGTCAGTGCAACTTGCCACAAAGCTGCATGGTGTTTTtaaggacaccaattttatgcccaaatatgtaCAAAAATAAGATTGAAACTGCATGTGCAGGAAAATGCATGAGCTACAGTATGTTACATCCAAATATggaatttttaaactcaaaaaccctagctctgaaccagagttaaacccTTCAAGATCATGAGCTTCTGCTTAGAGTTAAGTTGATATAATCTAATATTGTCCCATCCAAGCAAacattcaaggagttttcaaccACTTTCAGCAGAATTTGTTCTCTTCAAGGGCTTTTGAAGAGCTCTTGAAATCTAAAGGAATTATATTTTTTGTAAGCTGTTGACAATGAACTCAGATGAAACATTatgggtgtgttcgattgaccatattctggaataggaatgcatgaaatagaagttagaaatccttcgttttttaCATAGATTcacattaaagttttcaaacacctgctaaaatgctattttaaacatatctttattatccttgttgcttgaaaacgccaaacataccatTTAAATCATCTCTACGTATTTTTactccggaatagggtcaatcgaatgcactCTACTTTGTAAGTCATGAAGGGAATTAACAAATGATATTATGGAAGAAGGCAACTTTCTCCCATCCTGGATTTGCAAAATGCACTTTTGCagatacaaataaaaattatttaaacctGGAGGATAATTAAACATGAAAACATAGTATGTTGCCAAGAGGGCAAGGGTTGATTCCATCAGAGTTTTTTCGAAAGTACAAATAATCTGCTTGTCAGCAGCCAAGTGGACTTTTCCTGGAGACTGCAGGCTTCCACTGAACAGGAGAAAAGGAAAAGGTTTGTCCCGACTTTCAGCAGTCCTTATGGAATTTGATTCTTCCtgttaaattaagaaataataAATTAGAAACTTAAATGCTGTGATCTAAAATTCTCATAAATGTTCACAAAGACTCAGAATACAGTGTCATGGAAATCCAAATATTATGAAAATAGGCCAGAATTACCCGCCCACTTTCGTTAACCATTTTGATGAACTTTCTTCCCCACAGGCTTAAGGTGTACTACAACAAATGCAACAATGGGgaaacacgttttcaaaatttatctctTTTCTTTGGCATTCGCAGAAAAACTTCCCACAAAGATAACTGTGGTGAAGTTCCCCCCTTTTCCAATGTCTTGTGTAACCTTCATTCTCAAGTCTCCTCCAAGAACTTTTCCACGATTATAGAGCCTTATAGAGCTCGGTTCTACCAAAACCTCTTAGTGAACTTGGTGGGCGGGGCTGAGACGTAAATTCCCGTGGGCCCATTCCACATATCGGTTGTTTTCGTAGGAAGAGGCTTCATCACAGTGGATGATCATGTGAAAACAGCCATCATGATGGCTTATCATTGTGATTTTCATTTGAGTGTTATCataaacccataagagttgaaacgtgtaacggccccttgtgtgctgggaaacaagcttctgaatattcaatttgctaagtaccatatttggaacaacaagagagaaacattcaaccaatcagttcgcaagaacaccgtgacgcaataccaccaatgttctcgcgcgaaattaactggagcgaggggtttcgaaatatggtacttagcactgaatatttggaagctgtgaacgcacgttacacgtttcaaaccttatgggtttctggtgttaTTTAACTGTTTGAGCCTGATCTGAATTGCATTTGTTACATACCTATAATATAACGGATTTCATTATAACTCTGGGTTTGTTGTATTGGGGTTGTGTTCTGTAGATTTCAATACAAGTTTCACCAGGCTTAAGAACATGGTACCTGTGGTTGAATGTTACATGTATACTACCTTTGATAAAGGGGttcattagggacctttagatcggaggacaaGGACTACCTACTATAAGTACAAGTTTTCTGTTGTGAGCATGCGcactttgaaaaatgtcggcctccaaaccttatgcgcaagCCCAGGACAGAAAAGTCGCATAGTAGTTCTCATCCCAGATCTTATGGTCCCTATTATACTGGGGTTTGACAATATTTTCAAACCTTATACATGTAATCCTATCACCCTTTTCACATCCCAATCATTTCAGAATAAGTTTTATACTCACAGAAATGAATTCCACAAAATCTTTGTGGCTGCATACCCCAGATTTTGCTTGCAAAAGAAGTGGCAACACTGCCATGGCAACCTCAGCCTTTTCATCTGGAAAAACAATCAATACTTGTGGTAAGATCATCTCATGATAAAGGAGGACTGTAATGTTGGTTCACTGCAACAATTTGGTGCAGCAAATTTCTTGATCTATAATAGAGATCCTCCAAAAAACAATTTTGGCAAATTGCTGTCATTTTCAGAGCAAATAAAGATTGATTGCTGTACCTGctacctgtacatgtacatacatgtatagcaTAGTTTTTCGGTTATAAGGTGCagcatttttttctcaaagaaattaCGTATTCATAAACCCATGCCctttattttgtgattttttctATCAGCTGTAATTGTATACATGACCCCAAGTCTGGTACTGCACTGTACATGGGCTGAGCATAATGTAGTAGTTGTACATTAAGTAATAATAATGTTCATGTACCTGCAGAGGGTTCCATATCAGCATCATCACCAAATTCATCTTTTAACATAGCAAGCCACTGCTCCATTTCTCCTGAggctttcccttttttttgtttggccaTATGAATTATTCCATCTGATACTTGATCAAAGTTGGCCTTAAAGGTCCCCAAAATGCTTGTTTCCAAGCCCAGTATTCTTTCAAATTCAGCTAGAATCTGGCAAGGTAATAATGGACTAGTAAGAGATTCCTACAAGATCATACTTGGTCAGAGCGTAGCAGCAAGGGTAAATATGTTGAAAATTGGTTGACAAGGGAATGACTTaacacaaaatacatgtaacatgACAGGAATGataaaaaatgtcaatttttgtTTAGATGGACATACAATATAAATCAGGGAAGTGCACACATTCATGTCAAAATGTTAGATGGCTGCTCAaccaaaattattttctggTGATTCCAAACCTACATATACATGTGGATCACTAATAGTCATTATCCTAGTgatatacatacatgtatgtagatGTAGCAGCCTCTTTTCAATGACAGTGTCCGTTGACAATTTTGGGGAAAAAGTTCAttagaataaataataataataaataatgataataataataataataataataataataataataataataataataataataataataataataataataatagaaacaTCCACATAAAATGTTGTATataatatttgatatcattatcattatcctatatatatatatatactaggataatgataatgatatcaAATATACAACATTTTATGTGGAtgtttctattattattattattattatttattattattattgattctAATGAACTTGCACATGTACATGCACATATTGCTCATTTTGTCTTCTGTAGATTACAAGGAATAAAACCAAGCCACAAACCAAACTTCAAGTTCAGCTGTAAGTCAGCACAATAAAATCCACCCACAAAAAATCAACAAGTTACACTGTAAACATAACAATTAAGTAGACACACTACCTGAGAGAAATCAAATAAGGATGGATATTCAGCCTTAAGCTCAGTGATCTCAATTTGCTTGTTCATCTGGCGTCTCCTCTCAGGGAATGTCAACATCATGCGATGTTCAACCTTCTCCATGTCTGGATTTCTCCTCCGCCATTCTGTTTCAAGAGCCTCTTTGTGCTTTTTCATAGAGGCTTCATCCTCCCCTTCTGGGTAGGGTGGCTCCCAATTCAAGGCCCCACGCCttaactttgcagaaacaaatttTCCTTTTACTGCTGcacttgttttgcttttctttcgcAGAATAACTGCAGGATCATCTACTAGGTGTTTCCTTTCATTTCTGAACTTTTCGTAAAGTTGAGCAAACCAAGAATCCTGAATATTAACAAACGTTGCAAATTACACATTTAGTTAGAACTGAAAGGGagtttacattattttgtaatattgaAATACTACAAGGTCAGCTGAGCCACatttaaatgtacatgtacctacaAAGGAAAATACGTGTACACGCATGGATATGCTACAATATTAACTCAACTTACATATCCTGTTCCAACAGATTTGTCTTTTAGGGCAGGGTATGTCCTTACAATTAGCTCTGAAACACCTGTAAGCTGGTCTCTTGTAGGATATCTACATCAGTCAATATAAATTCAAATTGAAATGAACACAAACTAAATCCTTGTATAAGTAGTAACAGTACCGGTGGTACTAATAAAGAGATATTGTTATCTCccattagagagcttaagcatgcgTTGTTTTTGTCAACACAGACGGCGACCAAGTCATCAATAAAAACACCGCTCCttgtgcttaagctctctaatttTAACCCATtaacacctcaaatgccctaggacaccccctgttgacgagtaaaattgtctggcgcaAGATAGAGTAAAAAGTCTCACACCCAGGGGCCAATGGATTAACGAGGGGACTGCTTAACAAATTGACATCTCAAAATTAATGCCCTTTAAAGCTGAAAAAAGGAGATATAACTTTGAGAAGACAGTGACAATATTTGTCACGGTGTGCCTTAGAATTGTTGGAGTGCATATCCTGACATATGATTGGTCCACAAAGAATAGGGGCATTCTGATTTGCTTCCTGTGCATTCCACTTATACAATGATAAAGATTAAATATTTAAGTTTTTACCCAGTCACTCATTGGGTGCCCCAGGACGCCCCCAGTTAAACAAGTCAAGTAAAATTgtttggtgttagacagagtaaaatctgttaagtctctcTCCAATGAGTAAATGGGTTAACTGGATAATTGTGTTTTTGCAAAATTGTGAAATGGGCAGGGTTAGCCTTTTCTacaatagagacctttagatctGAGTATGAGTAAGGGATTGAGTACAAGgactttcaaatttaaaagcagTCACTTTCCCACTCTTCCTTACTGTTTATACTGACATTGAAGGAGACTGAACAAAAGAGATGGGTGCAAAAAGTGATTATCTGGAGCACTTTAACTAGATTTGAAACTTTTATCCACACTCCTATTTAAAGGACCCTAATTTGGTAGTTATTAACAGAAgagaaaatatatataaaaaaagttGTTTCTTACAGAGTATAAAGTGAAAAATGGTCGTAAAGGCTTCTAATGAAAGACATGCGCTGCTTGTTGGTTAGTTTTTCTCCATCGCTTAACACTCTTGCAACATCAGGTCGAAGATTTCTGGGCAAAACAAGAGTGGTAGGCCATGGCTTTTTTGCATTCAGAGTCACATCTCCTTTA
This window harbors:
- the LOC137999483 gene encoding sterile alpha motif domain-containing protein 3-like isoform X1, which produces MAMKTAEDVKTWLVEHDFEEYASKFHENAIDGEALLCLTERAVEQLIPVIGHRMKFLNVLEKLRKNCPPAGGDVVETVLESQTLAQAGPSDKESDKQTSLRKRPAVSPLQSKGDVTLNAKKPWPTTLVLPRNLRPDVARVLSDGEKLTNKQRMSFIRSLYDHFSLYTLYPTRDQLTGVSELIVRTYPALKDKSVGTGYDSWFAQLYEKFRNERKHLVDDPAVILRKKSKTSAAVKGKFVSAKLRRGALNWEPPYPEGEDEASMKKHKEALETEWRRRNPDMEKVEHRMMLTFPERRRQMNKQIEITELKAEYPSLFDFSQILAEFERILGLETSILGTFKANFDQVSDGIIHMAKQKKGKASGEMEQWLAMLKDEFGDDADMEPSADEKAEVAMAVLPLLLQAKSGVCSHKDFVEFISEESNSIRTAESRDKPFPFLLFSGSLQSPGKVHLAADKQIICTFEKTLMESTLALLATYYVFMFNYPPGLNNFYLYLQKCILQIQDGRKLPSSIISFVNSLHDLQSRVHSIDPIPE
- the LOC137999483 gene encoding sterile alpha motif domain-containing protein 3-like isoform X2 — encoded protein: MKFLNVLEKLRKNCPPAGGDVVETVLESQTLAQAGPSDKESDKQTSLRKRPAVSPLQSKGDVTLNAKKPWPTTLVLPRNLRPDVARVLSDGEKLTNKQRMSFIRSLYDHFSLYTLYPTRDQLTGVSELIVRTYPALKDKSVGTGYDSWFAQLYEKFRNERKHLVDDPAVILRKKSKTSAAVKGKFVSAKLRRGALNWEPPYPEGEDEASMKKHKEALETEWRRRNPDMEKVEHRMMLTFPERRRQMNKQIEITELKAEYPSLFDFSQILAEFERILGLETSILGTFKANFDQVSDGIIHMAKQKKGKASGEMEQWLAMLKDEFGDDADMEPSADEKAEVAMAVLPLLLQAKSGVCSHKDFVEFISEESNSIRTAESRDKPFPFLLFSGSLQSPGKVHLAADKQIICTFEKTLMESTLALLATYYVFMFNYPPGLNNFYLYLQKCILQIQDGRKLPSSIISFVNSLHDLQSRVHSIDPIPE